Within the Haloarcula sp. CBA1127 genome, the region CCAGGGACGGCCCGCGAAGTCATTACTGTCGGGGCATACAACAGCCGTGTCAAGCAGCTCGAACCGTTCAGTTCCCGCGGCCCGACAGTCGATGGACGGACCGGTATTGACATCGTGGCCCCGGACAGGCAGTTCGCCGCTGCCGCACCTGACGGCTTCGTCGGCTCTTCGGCCGCAGTCCCGTACGTCGGTGGAACCGCGGCCCTGATGCTAGAGGCGAACGAGTCGCTATCGCCCCGCGAAACAGAACGCCTGCTGGAACAGACCACGAGAGACGTGGGGAGGCAGAGGCTCGACAACGAGACCGGCCACGGGGCGGTCCGTCCAGTCCATGCAGTCCGGAGTGCACAGAACCGCACGGACGGTTAAATCTAGTTTTAAGCCAGCCACAGGGCTTTGATGGGTCCAGTATCATATATCCGACAGTGACGCTATGTCGAGTCTCATCGAAACGATACAAGAGCGGACCGGGACAGCGGACGAATCGCCGCGGGTACTCGGTGTTGCGGAGAACGAAACCGACGACGTCCTCGACGCGCTCGCATCGGACACCAGCCGGTCGCTGTTCCGCACGCTGTACGACGAGCCCGGAACGCCGTCCGAGATAGCGGACCGGTGTGACACGTCGGTCCAGAACGTCCACTACCACGTTTCGAACCTCAAAGACGCAGATCTCATCGAGCCGGTCGAGACGGTATACTCCTCGAAGGGCAACGAGATGACCGTGTACGGCCCGGCGAGCGACCCAATTGTGCTGGTCGGCGACAACGACCTTGCGCCGCGCATCCAGCAATCGATGAGCAACGTTATTACGGGGATAGGACTCATCGGCTTTGCGAGTCTCTTCGTCCAGTGGGGCGCAGAAAGACTGGCGGACGCAACCGCCGGATCCGAGGTCCTGGCCCCCGCAAGTCCGCATGCAGGGCCAGTCAGTGGAACCAGCACACTCGCATGGTTCGTGTTCGAAGTCGTCGAGCCGGGTGTGCTGTTTTTCTGTCTCTGCATCACCGTGCTCGGTATCGCTGCGCTACTGACTGACGGGTGACTCTGGCGAACCGCTGTCATAGGAAGGACCGCTCTGCCGTGGCGATTTGAGGATAAAACCCACAGACCTCAGTCTCAGATCGCAACGTGACAGCCGTGGGTAAGGCAATGGGATCAGGCCTCAGACGAGGGTAGCCCGATCGCCAAACCCGAGATGGTTTCAAAAACCGTGCGTATAGCCCACTGTCGCGACGTCAGTCCATCACGGACCGAAGACCGATGCCTACGCCAACGATAGCGAGCACCCCGCCGACAGCGAGAGCGCCGACACCAACCCCAAAGTCACCAGCCTGTGACTGCTGCGCGGCCGGCGTTTCGCCGGTAACTGAATCGACGCCGTCAGAAGATGCGTCTGTAGATGTGGTGTCCCCATCTGTGATGAGCAGCGTGCCGACCGTGTCGGGCCGCCCGTCGGCCACTTCGTCCCCACGGTACAGCGACAGGTCGTAAGTGCCCGCGTCAAGGTGGGAATCGAGGGCGACCTCCGAGCCGGATTCGACCGCCACGGCATCGGCATCCGCAGCGGTTTCGAGGGTCGGTTCGTCGTGACCGGCCGCCATGGTGTCAAACAGGAGGGCGACACGATCATCGCCGTTCCCGTCACGGACAGTCGCATTGATCTCGTAGTTGATTTCCGGGTTTCCGATAGAAATGGTGGCTGCGTCGGCAGTCGCGAGGACGATGTGGATTCGGGCAGTCTCTCCCTGCCGCCCTTTGACGACTGGTTCCTCTAGCCCAAAGTCGGCCGACTCCTCAACCTCGAATTGCTCGCTTGTCGTCCCGTTGGCTTCGATGACGATCGTTCCGACAGTCGGTCTCCCGTCAGTCGACTGCCCATCGAACACGCGGTACGAGTACGCAGCGGCGGCGAGCGTGGACGAGAGGTCCGGCTCCGACTCGGTCACGGTCAGCGAGTCACCGTCGTCCGCCACGCTGAGCGTCGCTCCGTCCGTACCGGCGACCGCAGTATCGAAGAGGACCAGCACCTCGCCGTCATCATCGTCGTCACTGACGGTCGCGTTGATCCGGTAGTTAGCCGCCTCGCTGCCAATGGAGAGCGTTTTGGTTCCTCCATCAGTCATTGAGACCGGAATTTCGGCGGTGTCGCCCTGGGAGACCTCGACGACGTTTTCGCCATCATCAGTCGATTCCGGGGTCTCTATCTCCGGTACCGTATCAGTACAGTTGCCGTCACACGGGGCGATAGTCTCAGTACGTTCAAACAGCGTGTCGCCATCGACATGAGCGGACAGCTCGTAGGATATGTTCGCTGGGGGGCGAGACAGATCAAACTGGGCGACGAATGTCCCATTGGGCTGTACTATGACCTGCCTTTGGTAAAGGAACGGGTTCGACGAGTTCTCTGACAGGATTCTGACCGTCATTTCCGTCCCGGGCTCCAGCGTGGTCTCTCCAGTGACTACCTGTTGTTCGTCGGCGTGCAGCGGGAGGCTGTCCTCTGAGACCGTGGCTTGCTGCTCCGCAGCGGCAAGCCCCGGACCCGTCGCCGCTGCAGCGATAAGCACTGCGGCCAACGCCACCGACCGAACGCTCACAGAATCACCTCCTGTGGTGCGGGCAACTGTCCGTGCGTTTGAGAGTGATGCTGCCAACAGTACCGCGTTGCAGGTGGAGGGCAATTCGCTGGCATACAGTTAGCGGTTACGCCGGGACTGAAAAAGCACCAGCGATAGGTTAAAGCCGTCTTGAACCCCGTAATGCTGATCCGATCAGTGCGCCGGCGAGTCCGTCATAATGTACCGGTCATATCTGTGACACAGTTTCGGCGGCGACCATGTTCATCGTATCCACGTACGCACCCGCTTTGTAGTAAGAGACGATATGCCACAGGAAGATGCAGTAATTTTATGGTAATTTCGGGATTATTGACCAGTATGCGAACGGTCCTCGCAAACCAGCTCTCCAACGTCCGGGTCGTGAGTACCGATGGCCGCGAAGTCGGCACACTGCAAAACATTACGCTCGATACAGCTACGGGAGAACTTCAGACAATTGTCATTAGCAGCGAGGTTCAGGAGATATTCGGCGTTGAGCGGGATTCCGACGGCGACATTCGATTACCGGCGTCCCTCATCGAATCGATGCGGGACCACCTGACCATTCAGCCGCCTGCAGAACAGAGTGTTACAGGCCGCGATACTGTGGATTCATAGGTAACCCGTCGGGTGT harbors:
- a CDS encoding helix-turn-helix domain-containing protein; its protein translation is MSSLIETIQERTGTADESPRVLGVAENETDDVLDALASDTSRSLFRTLYDEPGTPSEIADRCDTSVQNVHYHVSNLKDADLIEPVETVYSSKGNEMTVYGPASDPIVLVGDNDLAPRIQQSMSNVITGIGLIGFASLFVQWGAERLADATAGSEVLAPASPHAGPVSGTSTLAWFVFEVVEPGVLFFCLCITVLGIAALLTDG
- a CDS encoding BGTF surface domain-containing protein, translating into MSVRSVALAAVLIAAAATGPGLAAAEQQATVSEDSLPLHADEQQVVTGETTLEPGTEMTVRILSENSSNPFLYQRQVIVQPNGTFVAQFDLSRPPANISYELSAHVDGDTLFERTETIAPCDGNCTDTVPEIETPESTDDGENVVEVSQGDTAEIPVSMTDGGTKTLSIGSEAANYRINATVSDDDDDGEVLVLFDTAVAGTDGATLSVADDGDSLTVTESEPDLSSTLAAAAYSYRVFDGQSTDGRPTVGTIVIEANGTTSEQFEVEESADFGLEEPVVKGRQGETARIHIVLATADAATISIGNPEINYEINATVRDGNGDDRVALLFDTMAAGHDEPTLETAADADAVAVESGSEVALDSHLDAGTYDLSLYRGDEVADGRPDTVGTLLITDGDTTSTDASSDGVDSVTGETPAAQQSQAGDFGVGVGALAVGGVLAIVGVGIGLRSVMD
- a CDS encoding PRC-barrel domain-containing protein; this encodes MRTVLANQLSNVRVVSTDGREVGTLQNITLDTATGELQTIVISSEVQEIFGVERDSDGDIRLPASLIESMRDHLTIQPPAEQSVTGRDTVDS